In Callospermophilus lateralis isolate mCalLat2 chromosome 4, mCalLat2.hap1, whole genome shotgun sequence, one genomic interval encodes:
- the Phb2 gene encoding prohibitin-2, producing the protein MAQNLKDLAGRLPAGPRGMGTALKLLLGAGAVAYGVRESVFTVEGGHRAIFFNRIGGVQQDTILAEGLHFRIPWFQYPIIYDIRARPRKISSPTGSKDLQMVNISLRVLSRPNAQELPSMYQRLGLDYEERVLPSIVNEVLKSVVAKFNASQLITQRAQVSLLIRRELTERAKDFSLILDDVAITELSFSREYTAAVEAKQVAQQEAQRAQFLVEKAKQEQRQKIVQAEGEAEAAKMLGEALSKNPGYIKLRKIRAAQNISKTIATSQNRIYLTADNLVLNLQDESFTR; encoded by the exons ATGGCCCAGAATTTGAAGGACTTAGCGGGACGCTTGCCCGCCGGGCCCCGAGGCATGGGCACGGCGCTGAAGCTGCTGCTGGGGGCCGGCGCCGTGGCCTACGGCGTCCGAGAATCCGTGTTCACTG TGGAAGGCGGGCACAGAGCCATCTTCTTTAATCGAATCGGTGGCGTACAGCAGGACACCATCCTGGCCGAGGGCCTTCATTTCAG GATTCCCTGGTTCCAATACCCCATTATATATGACATTCGGGCTAGACCCCGAAAAATCTCCTCCCCTACAGGCTCCAAAG ACCTGCAGATGGTGAACATCTCCCTGCGTGTGCTGTCTCGACCCAATGCCCAAGAGCTCCCCAGCATGTATCAGCGCCTCGGGCTAGACTACGAGGAGCGAGTATTACCATCCATTGTCAACGAGGTGCTCAAGAGTGTGGTGGCCAAGTTCAATGCATCACAGCTGATCACCCAGCGGGCTCAG GTATCCCTGTTGATCCGCAGGGAGCTGACAGAAAGGGCCAAGGATTTCAGCCTTATCCTGGATGATGTAGCCATCACGGAGCTGAGCTTTAGCCGGGAGTACACAGCTGCTGTAGAAGCCAAACAAGTGG CCCAGCAGGAAGCCCAGCGGGCCCAGTTTTTGGTGGAAAAGGCAAAACAGGAACAACGGCAGAAGATTGTGCAGGCTGAGGGTGAAGCAGAGGCTGCCAAGATG CTTGGAGAAGCACTGAGCAAGAATCCTGGCTACATCAAGCTTCGTAAGATACGGGCTGCCCAGAACATCTCCAAGACG ATCGCCACATCACAAAATCGTATCTATCTCACGGCTGATAACCTTGTGTTGAACCTGCAGGATGAAAGTTTTACCCGGTAA
- the Emg1 gene encoding ribosomal RNA small subunit methyltransferase NEP1, whose product MAAPSDEFQPRELRFGEQEQDWDAVAPKRPRLGAGSKSGGRRLIVVLEGASLETVKVGKTYELLNCDKHKSMLLKNGRDPGEVRPDITHQSLLMLMDSPLNRAGLLQVYIHTQKNVLIEVNPQTRIPRTFDRFCGLMVQLLHKLSVRAADGPQKLLKVIKNPVSDHFPVGCMKIGTSFSVPVISDVRQLVPRSDPIVFVVGAFAHGKVNVEYTEKMVSMSNYPLSAALTCAKLTTAFEEVWGII is encoded by the exons ATGGCCGCGCCCAGTGATGAGTTCCAGCCTCGTGAGCTGCGCTTTGGCGAGCAGGAGCAGGACTGGGATGCTGTGGCTCCTAAGAGGCCTCGACTCGGGGCAGGAAGCAAGAGTGGAGGTCGTAGGCTCATTGTGGTGTTGGAAGGGGCCAGTCTGGAAACCGTCAAG GTAGGAAAGACATACGAGCTACTCAACTGTGACAAGCACAAGTCCATGTTGTTGAAGAATGGACGGGATCCTGGGGAAGTGAGACCAGACATAACCCACCAG AGCTTATTGATGCTGATGGACAGTCCCCTAAATCGAGCTGGCTTGCTGCAGgtttatatccacacacagaagaATGTGCTGATTGAAGTGAACCCACAGACTCGAATTCCTAGAACCTTTGACCGCTTCTGTGGCCTAATGG ttCAGCTTTTACACAAGCTCAGTGTACGAGCAGCTGATGGTCCCCAGAAGCTTTTGAAG gTAATTAAGAATCCAGTGTCAGATCACTTCCCAGTTGGTTGTATGAAAATTGGCACTTCATTTTCTGTTCCAGTCATCAGTGATGTGCGACAACTGGTGCCTAGGAGTGACCCTATTGTTTTTGTGGTGGGGGCTTTTGCCCATGGCAAG GTCAATGTGGAATATACAGAGAAGATGGTGTCCATGAGCAACTACCCTCTTTCTGCTGCCCTCACCTGTGCTAAACTTACCACAGCCTTTGAAGAAGTATGGGGGATTATTTGA